From the genome of Solibacillus sp. FSL H8-0538:
GGTCCCATACCGTGAAATTTCAAAATCTCTTTTTCACTAAATTTTGATAGCTTCAGCAAAGAAGTTATCTCATTGTTTTCCAATGCCCGTCTTGCTGGTGCAGAGAGAAGTGAAAGAAATTCGTTTTCAGGTTTGCGTTCTAGCTCACAAGTCGGACAGACAAGACAATCGCTACTTTTATAATATTTGTGTCCTTTTTTGCAAATCCTTAACTTTTTTTCTGAAATTGTCATTAATACATGTCTCCTTTTCTTTCGAATTTTTTTATTCTAATGCGAATTTTTATTGAAATGTTGAATTTGTCGAGATTGATCTACAACTTAATATATATTAAGCGTCAATGGCACTTATTAGTGGTTAAGTCGTATCCTCAATTCGTCTAATTTCATTTTTCATCAAAAAAATCACATAGTTGTTCATAATTTCTTTTGGTAGGTGTAGCATTCATAAAGAGTTGAGCGTTCACA
Proteins encoded in this window:
- a CDS encoding RNA polymerase alpha subunit C-terminal domain-containing protein encodes the protein MTISEKKLRICKKGHKYYKSSDCLVCPTCELERKPENEFLSLLSAPARRALENNEITSLLKLSKFSEKEILKFHGMGPASLPKLRAALEEKGLSFRN